In the Malus domestica chromosome 16, GDT2T_hap1 genome, one interval contains:
- the LOC139192771 gene encoding F-box protein At2g26160-like has protein sequence MDSNKKPCVWVSEWASLPLPAIFLILNKLFEQIDHVRFAVVCKDWRSLSKEYNQATQRWRNILPMLLIPSECHGKSSLTTRKLVYSISQGKILDDHKLRVPFSKRCCGSSHGWVATIEYQTDQGLIIALRNSFRKAWSIYLPPLDAKVPEGNTGYHEFYVPKVVLSSDPALDPKNYVAAAICGSNCILAFTKRGQTHWTYIKRKSFLFDVIFHKGHACTVGKLRTIVSWDVASLDCNPLCPPKAKILSPRNPSYQHLKAYLVELTNEDLLYVRRLYKATTAGATTTGFRVYKCVFNHQDGTIADYVEVKSIGDETLFVGDNHSLSILASNIPTCLPNSIYFTDDLAPSFGRFKTSDGTRPSDDMGIFNLEDGTITQHYSLDSRLRGYIPPAIWVVPPFDGLC, from the coding sequence ATGGACTCTAATAAGAAGCCATGCGTATGGGTTTCCGAATGGGCGAGTCTTCCTCTACCTGCCATCTTTCTGATACTGAACAAGCTCTTTGAGCAGATTGACCATGTTCGTTTCGCCGTCGTTTGCAAGGACTGGCGTTCTCTCTCAAAAGAATATAATCAAGCAACGCAGCGGTGGCGTAACATTCTTCCCATGCTCTTGATCCCCAGCGAATGCCACGGCAAGAGCAGCCTCACCACCCGAAAACTAGTCTACAGCATCTCTCAAGGAAAAATCCTCGACGACCATAAGCTGCGAGTGCCTTTTAGTAAGAGGTGTTGTGGCTCCAGCCACGGTTGGGTGGCCACAATCGAATACCAAACTGACCAAGGTCTCATCATAGCACTCCGCAACTCTTTCCGAAAAGCGTGGTCCATCTATCTCCCTCCCTTGGATGCCAAGGTACCCGAAGGCAACACGGGATATCATGAGTTTTACGTTCCAAAGGTTGTCTTATCTTCTGATCCCGCTTTGGACCCCAAAAATTATGTGGCTGCGGCAATCTGCGGTAGCAATTGCATCTTGGCTTTCACCAAGAGAGGCCAAACGCACTGGACTTATATCAAGCGAAAGTCTTTCTTGTTTGATGTTATTTTTCATAAAGGCCACGCTTGCACGGTTGGAAAATTGAGAACTATCGTGTCGTGGGATGTGGCTAGCCTCGATTGTAATCCTTTGTGTCCTCCAAAAGCAAAGATACTTTCGCCTCGAAATCCATCCTACCAGCATCTCAAGGCCTATCTTGTGGAGCTGACGAATGAAGATCTATTGTACGTCCGAAGACTTTATAAGGCAACCACAGCTGGTGCCACCACTACAGGCTTCAGGGTTTACAAGTGTGTGTTCAACCACCAAGACGGAACGATTGCAGACTACGTTGAGGTAAAAAGCATCGGAGACGAGACTCTATTTGTGGGCGACAATCACTCACTCTCTATTTTGGCCTCCAACATACCTACATGCTTGCCGAACTCCATATACTTCACGGACGATCTAGCACCATCATTTGGCAGGTTTAAAACATCTGATGGAACAAGACCAAGTGATGATATGGGTATCTTTAACTTGGAGGACGGAACCATCACACAGCATTACTCTCTAGATTCAAGATTGCGAGGGTACATACCACCCGCGATTTGGGTAGTGCCGCCCTTTGATGGACTCTGCTAG
- the LOC103416495 gene encoding protein KTI12 homolog isoform X1, with translation MALVVICGQPCSGKSKAALCLAVALKESGLNQIVRVIDETSFHLDRNESYANMPAEKNLRGVLRSEVDRSVSKDSVIIVDSLNSIKGYRYELWCLARAAGIRYCVLFCDADETHCRKWNEERREKGEAAYSDKIFEDLVRRFETPERRNRWDSPMFELWPHKEGIEKTSAAILDAVSYLTKKADAKSRDVKTLQPTIATQNTRFSEANSLYELDRATQEVISAIVEAQSQALGGPLNGVSVAQGLPPINISRSVGLPELRRLRRTFIKLTGQTSLSGRPPPSDADSAKRMFVDYLNRELETA, from the coding sequence ATGGCATTGGTTGTGATTTGTGGACAACCATGCAGTGGGAAGTCGAAGGCTGCGCTCTGCCTGGCCGTGGCTCTCAAGGAATCAGGATTGAACCAAATAGTTAGGGTTATTGACGAGACTTCCTTTCATCTTGACCGTAATGAAAGCTATGCCAATATGCCTGCAGAGAAGAATTTAAGAGGAGTGCTAAGATCTGAAGTCGATCGATCAGTGTCAAAAGACAGTGTCATAATTGTGGATTCTTTGAATAGCATCAAGGGTTACAGGTATGAATTGTGGTGTTTGGCTCGTGCAGCGGGAATCAGATACTGTGTTTTATTTTGCGATGCTGACGAAACCCATTGTAGAAAATGGAATGAAGAGCgcagggagaagggagaagctGCTTATAGTGATAAGATATTTGAAGATTTGGTGAGAAGGTTTGAGACACCGGAGAGAAGAAATCGGTGGGATTCCCCGATGTTTGAGTTGTGGCCACATAAAGAGGGAATAGAAAAAACTTCTGCTGCCATTCTAGATGCTGTTTCGTATTTGACAAAGAAGGCAGACGCAAAGTCACGGGATGTTAAAACTTTGCAGCCAACTATTGCAACACAGAATACACGTTTTTCCGAGGCAAATTCTCTGTATGAATTGGACAGAGCAACGCAGGAGGTGATCAGTGCTATAGTGGAAGCACAATCGCAAGCACTTGGAGGGCCTCTAAATGGAGTTTCTGTTGCTCAGGGGTTGCCACCTATCAATATTTCAAGATCAGTTGGGCTTCCAGAGCTTCGTAGGTTGAGGCGAACTTTCATAAAATTGACAGGGCAAACGAGTTTAAGTGGGCGACCTCCACCTTCTGATGCAGACAGTGCAAAGAGGATGTTTGTTGATTACTTGAACAGGGAACTGGAAACTGCTTGA
- the LOC103416495 gene encoding protein KTI12 homolog isoform X2, which yields MALVVICGQPCSGKSKAALCLAVALKESGLNQIVRVIDETSFHLDRNESYANMPAEKNLRGVLRSEVDRSVSKDSVIIVDSLNSIKGYRKWNEERREKGEAAYSDKIFEDLVRRFETPERRNRWDSPMFELWPHKEGIEKTSAAILDAVSYLTKKADAKSRDVKTLQPTIATQNTRFSEANSLYELDRATQEVISAIVEAQSQALGGPLNGVSVAQGLPPINISRSVGLPELRRLRRTFIKLTGQTSLSGRPPPSDADSAKRMFVDYLNRELETA from the exons ATGGCATTGGTTGTGATTTGTGGACAACCATGCAGTGGGAAGTCGAAGGCTGCGCTCTGCCTGGCCGTGGCTCTCAAGGAATCAGGATTGAACCAAATAGTTAGGGTTATTGACGAGACTTCCTTTCATCTTGACCGTAATGAAAGCTATGCCAATATGCCTGCAGAGAAGAATTTAAGAGGAGTGCTAAGATCTGAAGTCGATCGATCAGTGTCAAAAGACAGTGTCATAATTGTGGATTCTTTGAATAGCATCAAGGGTTACAG AAAATGGAATGAAGAGCgcagggagaagggagaagctGCTTATAGTGATAAGATATTTGAAGATTTGGTGAGAAGGTTTGAGACACCGGAGAGAAGAAATCGGTGGGATTCCCCGATGTTTGAGTTGTGGCCACATAAAGAGGGAATAGAAAAAACTTCTGCTGCCATTCTAGATGCTGTTTCGTATTTGACAAAGAAGGCAGACGCAAAGTCACGGGATGTTAAAACTTTGCAGCCAACTATTGCAACACAGAATACACGTTTTTCCGAGGCAAATTCTCTGTATGAATTGGACAGAGCAACGCAGGAGGTGATCAGTGCTATAGTGGAAGCACAATCGCAAGCACTTGGAGGGCCTCTAAATGGAGTTTCTGTTGCTCAGGGGTTGCCACCTATCAATATTTCAAGATCAGTTGGGCTTCCAGAGCTTCGTAGGTTGAGGCGAACTTTCATAAAATTGACAGGGCAAACGAGTTTAAGTGGGCGACCTCCACCTTCTGATGCAGACAGTGCAAAGAGGATGTTTGTTGATTACTTGAACAGGGAACTGGAAACTGCTTGA
- the LOC103403260 gene encoding uncharacterized protein, with translation MEDDEEAPPLAVEIDQATEPYSQQQPNLSSRIDDDVSVGVTVITGYLGAGKSTLVNHILNSQHGKRIAVILNEFGEEIGVERAMINEGDGGALVEEWVELANGCICCTVKHSLVQALEQLVQRKERLDHILLETTGLANPAPLASVLWLDDNLESSVKLDSIITVVDAKNLRFQLSENRSSSSFPEAYLQIAFADVIILNKVDLVSPEDSANFLEELEKEIHSINSLASIIRSVRGQVDLSNILDCRAYDATHATHLESLLEESRALSTSDLHDSGVRTLCISEPQQVDLEKVRLWIEEILWEKKDGMDVYRCKGVLSIHNSNQLHTLQGVKEIYEIVPTRDWKTEETQTNKIVFIGHNLNENVLAESFRSCVVC, from the exons atggaagacgATGAAGAAGCTCCACCTCTCGCCGTTGAAATCGATCAAGCGACGGAACCCTACTCTCAGCAGCAGCCCAATTTATCTAGTCGCATAGACGACGACGTTTCGGTCGGTGTCACCGTCATCACCGGCTATCTTGGCGCCGGAAAATCCACT CTGGTTAATCATATATTGAATTCCCAACACGGGAAGAGAATTGCTGTGATATTAAACGAGTTTGGTGAGGAAATTGGCGTGGAGAGAGCGATGATTAACGAAGGAGATGGCGGTGCGCTTGTCGAAGAGTGGGTGGAGTTAGCAAATGGGTGTATTTGTTGCACTGTTAAGCACAGTTTGGTGCAGGCATTGGAGCAACTTGTTCAGAGAAAAGAAAG ACTTGATCATATATTGCTGGAGACTACTGGGTTAGCGAACCCAGCTCCGCTTGCTTCGGTTCTATGGTTGGATGATAATCTAGAATCGTCTGTCAAACTTGATTCAATTATCACT GTTGTAGATGCCAAGAACCTCCGTTTTCAGCTCAGTGAAAATCGAAGTTCATCTTCATTTCCTGAAGCATATCTTCAAATTGCGTTTGCG GATGTTATAATTCTTAACAAGGTTGATTTGGTTTCTCCAGAGGATTCTGCCAATTTTCTGGAGGAACTGGAGAAGGAAATACATAGTATTAACTCACTTGCTAGTATCATTCGTTCTGTTCGTGGTCAAGTTGACTTGTCCAATATATTGGACTGTCGAGCCTATGATGCCACG CATGCTACCCATTTAGAATCATTATTGGAAGAAAGTCGTGCTCTATCTACAAGTGATCTTCATGATAGTGGTGTGCGAACTTTATGCATTTCCGAGCCACAGCAGGTTGATCTTGAAAAG GTTCGTTTGTGGATTGAGGAGATTCTTTGGGAGAAGAAAGATGGCATGGATGTATACCGCTGCAAAGGGGTTTTGAGCATTCATAATTCAAATCAATTACATACTTTGCAG GGAGTGAAGGAGATATATGAGATTGTGCCCACTCGTGATTGGAAAACGGAAGAAACTCAGACGAACAAGATAGTGTTTATAG GTCATAATCTAAATGAGAATGTTCTCGCCGAGTCTTTTAGGTCGTGCGTAGTTTGTTGA
- the LOC103425468 gene encoding probable methyltransferase PMT5, whose protein sequence is MRSSWFSKLSLIFGPRPPLSWLLLCVVSVLALIAVLGSSSSHTFDSLTTTSVPDIYTNYRRLKEQAAVDYLELRSLSLGASRQRELGLCSKERENHVPCYNVSANLLAGFKDGEELDRHCEVSRNRERCLVRPPKDYKIPLRWPAGRDVIWSGNVKITKDQFLSSGSMTKRLMLLEENQIAFHSDDGLIFDGVKDYSLQIAKMIGLKSDSDFLQAGVQTVLDIGCGFGSFGAHLVSLNVMAICIAAYEATGSQVQLTLERGLPAMIGNFITRQLPYPALSFEMVHCAQCGIVWDKKDSMLLLEVDRVLKPGGYFVVTSLTSQPYGSSLSMKNSMFTTMEELTPKVCWTLKAQQYETFIWQKTVDSDCYASRKQGALPVCNEGHDVRSYYKPLVSCISGTTSKRWAPIRNRSSSPHRLSSAELEVHGVQPEDFFEDLRVWRSALKNYWSLLTPLIFSDHPKRPGDEDPLPPFNMLRNVMDMSAHYGGLNAAFLEERKSVWVMNVVPVNAPYTLPLILDQGFAGVLHDWCEPFPTYPRTYDLLHADGLLSHLSSERCGMMDLFLEMDRILRPEGWVVLCDKKGAIEMARMFATQIRWEARVIDLENGSDQRLLVCQKPFVKK, encoded by the exons ATGAGAAGCTCCTGGTTCAGTAAACTCTCCCTCATTTTTGGCCCTAGACCACCGCTCAGTTGGTTACTCTTGTGTGTTGTTAGTGTACTCGCACTAATTGCAGTGCTGGGATCATCTTCTTCTCATACATTTGACTCTTTAACTACCACTTCAGTACCCGACATATATACAAACTATAGGAGGCTAAAGGAGCAAGCGGCGGTTGATTATCTGGAGCTGAGGTCTCTTTCATTGGGGGCTAGTCGACAAAGAGAGCTTGGTCTTTGTAGCAAAGAAAGAGAAAATCACGTGCCTTGTTACAATGTTTCAGCAAACCTTTTAGCTGGGTTTAAAGATGGGGAGGAGTTGGATCGGCATTGTGAAGTATCAAGAAACAGAGAACGGTGTCTAGTTCGCCCTCCTAAGGATTATAAGATCCCCCTGAGGTGGCCAGCTGGTAGGGATGTGATATGGAGTGGAAATGTGAAGATAACCAAAGACCAATTTCTTTCGTCTGGAAGCATGACCAAAAG GTTGATGCTACTAGAAGAAAATCAAATTGCCTTTCACTCTGACGATGGTCTGATTTTTGATGGTGTCAAGGATTATTCTCTTCAAATTGCAAAGATGATAGGTTTAAAAAGTGACTCTGACTTTCTTCAAGCCGGT GTGCAAACTGTACTGGATATTGGTTGTGGTTTTGGTAGTTTCGGAGCTCATTTAGTATCACTGAATGTAATGGCTATTTGTATTGCGGCCTATGAGGCAACTGGCAGTCAAGTTCAGTTGACCCTTGAGAGAGGTCTTCCAGCAATGATTGGAAACTTCATTACAAGACAGCTTCCTTACCCAGCATTGTCATTTGAAATGGTTCATTGTGCTCAGTGCGGTATTGTTTGGGACAAAAAAG ATTCGATGTTGCTTTTAGAAGTTGACCGGGTACTCAAGCCCGGAGGCTACTTTGTTGTAACCTCATTGACAAGCCAACCATATGGAAGTTCATTGAGCATGAAGAATAGCATGTTCACAACAATGGAGGAATTGACCCCGAAAGTCTGTTGGACTCTAAAAGCTCAGCAATATGAAACTTTTATCTGGCAGAAAACTGTGGATTCTGATTGCTATGCATCTCG TAAGCAGGGTGCTCTACCAGTTTGTAATGAAGGGCATGACGTTCGATCATATTATAAGCCTCTCGTATCATGTATAAGTGGGACCACCAGCAAACGCTGGGCTCCAATTCGAAATAGGTCCTCTAGTCCCCATCGATTGAGCTCGGCTGAGCTTGAAGTTCATGGA GTTCAGCCTGAAGATTTCTTTGAAGACTTACGGGTTTGGAGATCAGCTCTGAAAAACTATTGGTCTTTGCTTACACCCTTGATTTTCTCTGACCACCCGAAGAGACCAGGCGATGAAGACCCATTACCTCCATTCAACATGCTACGCAATGTGATGGACATGAGTGCTCATTATGGGGGTTTAAATGCTGCTTTTCTGGAGGAAAGAAAATCAGTGTGGGTGATGAATGTCGTGCCTGTCAATGCTCCCTACACACTTCCTCTCATTCTAGATCAAGGTTTTGCTGGTGTTTTGCATGACTG GTGTGAACCATTCCCAACATATCCTCGAACATATGATTTGCTGCATGCAGATGGGCTGCTCTCACATCTCTCTTCAGAGAGGTGCGGCATGATGGACTTATTCTTGGAGATGGACCGGATTCTGCGACCTGAG GGATGGGTTGTTCTCTGTGATAAAAAGGGAGCTATAGAGATGGCGCGCATGTTTGCTACACAAATACGTTGGGAAGCAAGGGTAATTGACCTTGAGAATGGGAGTGATCAACGACTACTTGTTTGCCAAAAACCGTTCGTAAAAAAATGA
- the LOC139192898 gene encoding F-box/FBD/LRR-repeat protein At5g22700-like isoform X1 gives MARNRGDCISRLQDEIISVHILTKLPINQAAATSILSRKWRNLWTLMPSVEINDQGEQEEQGEPGEEENRENAFYARMQGLLSHPAAAATPLQGFSLVCEEWTRAEEMTRLIRIALQDRRAKKLKVDVAPAWEGGNLILPDIVYTSPDLLALNISKVIVQMPAGAVFISLKSLTVDITHQSDPSLQNFYHRCPVLEELAFEGRIDEFPDVEHHFRVSSESLKLFSLRLHSDFNYEKYYDVDLDIYKFSIRAPKLKHLVLDENILASYAIEGSENLVGADISTGWDDDLSYPGATDLFLARVFKLMEGLKHIQMLELNERTMAVSETILSRFLSCHVMNVWTDVLFSPQALGMAFNRLCLIEDEGDQDSDDEEEHLIDDEGDQDGDDEEEHLIDDEGDQDGDEEEEHLRAEKDVWSLVEKKMGTFPLLTNLKLRIGNNLGWAVFPYLLKSCTALKSLVLEMVVMDGVEEGFAWNPPSAKPACLEESIERVQLRGFEEQGERVLQYFQEINGRNPFELIVL, from the exons ATGGCTCGCAACAGGGGCGATTGCATCAGTAGGCTCCAGGATGAAATCATCTCTGTCCATATACTCACAAAGTTGCCAATAAACCAGGCAGCAGCCACCAGCATTCTCTCAAGGAAATGGCGGAACCTTTGGACCCTGATGCCGTCTGTGGAGATTAATGATCAAGGGGAACAAGAAGAGCAAGGGGAGCCAGGGGAGGAAGAGAACCGAGAGAATGCCTTCTATGCCAGGATGCAGGGTCTTCTCAGCCATCCGGCGGCAGCGGCAACACCACTACAAGGGTTTAGCTTGGTTTGTGAGGAGTGGACGAGAGCTGAAGAAATGACCAGGCTGATCCGGATAGCACTACAGGATCGTCGTGCCAAGAAGTTAAAGGTTGATGTTGCTCCAGCTTGGGAGGGAGGCAACCTAATTTTGCCGGATATTGTATACACCTCACCTGACCTTTTGGCACTCAATATAAGTAAGGTGATAGTTCAGATGCCAGCTGGTGCCGTCTTCATCTCTCTCAAGTCTTTGACAGTGGATATAACCCACCAATCAGATCCATCCCTGCAGAATTTCTACCATAGGTGTCCGGTACTTGAGGAGCTGGCTTTTGAAGGGAGGATAGACGAATTTCCAGatgttgagcatcatttcagggTGAGCTCAGAGAGTTTGAAACTCTTTTCGTTGAGGCTCCATTCAGATTTCAACTATGAAAAGTACTACGACGTGGACCTggatatatacaaatttagtatTAGGGCACCTAAATTGAAGCATCTGGTATTAGACGAAAACATTTTGGCGTCTTACGCAATTGAGGGCTCAGAAAATCTAGTTGGAGCAGACATAAGTACAGGCTGGGATGATGACCTCAGCTATCCGGGAGCTACTGATTTATTCTTGGCAAGGGTGTTTAAGCTAATGGAGGGGCTGAAACATATTCAGATGCTCGAGCTGAACGAGCGTACGATGGCGGTGAGTGAGACTATCCTGTCACGTTTTCTCTCCTGTCATGTGATGAATGTTTGGACTGATGTTCTTTTTTCTCCACAGGCACTGGGGATGGCCTTTAATAGGCTGTGCCTCATTGAGGATGAAGGTGACCAAGATAGTGATGATGAAGAGGAGCACCTGATTGACGATGAAGGTGACCAAGATGGTGATGATGAAGAGGAGCATCTGATTGACGATGAAGGTGACCAAGATGGTGATGAAGAAGAGGAGCACCTGAGGGCTGAAAAGGATGTGTGGTCGCTTGTTGAGAAGAAGATGGGTACCTTTCCTTTGCTAACAAATCTGAAACTGCGGATTGGTAACAACCTTGGGTGGGCTGTCTTTCCGTATCTCCTGAAGAGTTGCACTGCACTGAAAAGTTTAGTGCTGGAAATG GTGGTGATGGATGGCGTTGAAGAAGGCTTTGCATGGAATCCTCCATCGGCTAAACCAGCATGCTTGGAAGAAAGCATCGAGCGGGTTCAGCTACGAGGATTTGAAGAACAAGGAGAAAGGGTCCTTCAGTATTTTCAAGAAATCAATGGAAGAAATCCATTCGAGCTTATAGTCCTCTGA
- the LOC139192898 gene encoding F-box/FBD/LRR-repeat protein At5g22700-like isoform X2, which yields MARNRGDCISRLQDEIISVHILTKLPINQAAATSILSRKWRNLWTLMPSVEINDQGEQEEQGEPGEEENRENAFYARMQGLLSHPAAAATPLQGFSLVCEEWTRAEEMTRLIRIALQDRRAKKLKVDVAPAWEGGNLILPDIVYTSPDLLALNISKVIVQMPAGAVFISLKSLTVDITHQSDPSLQNFYHRCPVLEELAFEGRIDEFPDVEHHFRVSSESLKLFSLRLHSDFNYEKYYDVDLDIYKFSIRAPKLKHLVLDENILASYAIEGSENLVGADISTGWDDDLSYPGATDLFLARVFKLMEGLKHIQMLELNERTMAALGMAFNRLCLIEDEGDQDSDDEEEHLIDDEGDQDGDDEEEHLIDDEGDQDGDEEEEHLRAEKDVWSLVEKKMGTFPLLTNLKLRIGNNLGWAVFPYLLKSCTALKSLVLEMVVMDGVEEGFAWNPPSAKPACLEESIERVQLRGFEEQGERVLQYFQEINGRNPFELIVL from the exons ATGGCTCGCAACAGGGGCGATTGCATCAGTAGGCTCCAGGATGAAATCATCTCTGTCCATATACTCACAAAGTTGCCAATAAACCAGGCAGCAGCCACCAGCATTCTCTCAAGGAAATGGCGGAACCTTTGGACCCTGATGCCGTCTGTGGAGATTAATGATCAAGGGGAACAAGAAGAGCAAGGGGAGCCAGGGGAGGAAGAGAACCGAGAGAATGCCTTCTATGCCAGGATGCAGGGTCTTCTCAGCCATCCGGCGGCAGCGGCAACACCACTACAAGGGTTTAGCTTGGTTTGTGAGGAGTGGACGAGAGCTGAAGAAATGACCAGGCTGATCCGGATAGCACTACAGGATCGTCGTGCCAAGAAGTTAAAGGTTGATGTTGCTCCAGCTTGGGAGGGAGGCAACCTAATTTTGCCGGATATTGTATACACCTCACCTGACCTTTTGGCACTCAATATAAGTAAGGTGATAGTTCAGATGCCAGCTGGTGCCGTCTTCATCTCTCTCAAGTCTTTGACAGTGGATATAACCCACCAATCAGATCCATCCCTGCAGAATTTCTACCATAGGTGTCCGGTACTTGAGGAGCTGGCTTTTGAAGGGAGGATAGACGAATTTCCAGatgttgagcatcatttcagggTGAGCTCAGAGAGTTTGAAACTCTTTTCGTTGAGGCTCCATTCAGATTTCAACTATGAAAAGTACTACGACGTGGACCTggatatatacaaatttagtatTAGGGCACCTAAATTGAAGCATCTGGTATTAGACGAAAACATTTTGGCGTCTTACGCAATTGAGGGCTCAGAAAATCTAGTTGGAGCAGACATAAGTACAGGCTGGGATGATGACCTCAGCTATCCGGGAGCTACTGATTTATTCTTGGCAAGGGTGTTTAAGCTAATGGAGGGGCTGAAACATATTCAGATGCTCGAGCTGAACGAGCGTACGATGGCG GCACTGGGGATGGCCTTTAATAGGCTGTGCCTCATTGAGGATGAAGGTGACCAAGATAGTGATGATGAAGAGGAGCACCTGATTGACGATGAAGGTGACCAAGATGGTGATGATGAAGAGGAGCATCTGATTGACGATGAAGGTGACCAAGATGGTGATGAAGAAGAGGAGCACCTGAGGGCTGAAAAGGATGTGTGGTCGCTTGTTGAGAAGAAGATGGGTACCTTTCCTTTGCTAACAAATCTGAAACTGCGGATTGGTAACAACCTTGGGTGGGCTGTCTTTCCGTATCTCCTGAAGAGTTGCACTGCACTGAAAAGTTTAGTGCTGGAAATG GTGGTGATGGATGGCGTTGAAGAAGGCTTTGCATGGAATCCTCCATCGGCTAAACCAGCATGCTTGGAAGAAAGCATCGAGCGGGTTCAGCTACGAGGATTTGAAGAACAAGGAGAAAGGGTCCTTCAGTATTTTCAAGAAATCAATGGAAGAAATCCATTCGAGCTTATAGTCCTCTGA
- the LOC103425466 gene encoding NAC domain-containing protein 20-like, which yields MSSSMASSASQSADENEGFDLLKCSTVQEGKKDAEIRLPLGYRFDPTGDEILVYYLFNKIMDRAMPTYDLIKEVDVYECHPNQLPNGDFRHTADFNAAYYFANREPFDAREGKIIKTATDGGYWKVIDDEEEVLFKDSDVIVGFETVMKFYKGQAPNGTKTPFVMNEYRLNPRVVPAHVLNESIKTKIERYVVCRIINKEVSNQPAIDYGQGLLQLLQKSSAGTVEDGVPK from the exons ATGTCTTCCTCCATGGCATCCTCAGCTTCCCAATCTGCTGACGAAAACGAGGGGTTTGATCTGTTGAAGTGTTCGACCGTCCAAGAGGGCAAGAAAGATGCGGAGATCAGGTTACCGTTAGGGTATCGATTTGATCCCACCGGAGATGAGATTCTTGTGTACTATCTGTTTAACAAGATTATGGACCGCGCGATGCCTACCTACGATCTTATAAAAGAGGTTGATGTGTACGAGTGTCATCCGAATCAGCTGCCGAATG GTGACTTCAGACATACTGCCGATTTCAATGCTGCCTATTACTTCGCCAATAGAGAACCCTTCGACGCTCGTGAAGGCAAGATAATTAAGACGGCTACAGATGGTGGTTACTGGAAGGTGATCGACGACGAAGAGGAGGTTTTGTTCAAGGACAGCGATGTAATCGTAGGGTTTGAAACCGTCATGAAGTTCTACAAGGGGCAGGCGCCGAACGGGACCAAAACCCCCTTTGTCATGAACGAATACAGGCTCAATCCTCGTGTAGTACCTGCTCATGTGCTGAATGAAAGCATTAAGACTAAG ATTGAGAGGTACGTGGTATGCCGAATTATAAACAAGGAGGTTTCGAATCAACCAGCAATCGATTACGGACAGGGATTGCTCCAACTACTGCAAAAATCGTCTGCCGGCACCGTTGAAGATGGAGTACCAAAGTGA